A window of Streptomyces profundus genomic DNA:
GCGGTACCGCATGCGGCCCACCCCGGCGATGATCGGGATGAAGGTCCGGAAGACGGGGATGAACCGCGCCATCAGCAGGGCCTTGGGACCGTGTTTGAGCATGAGGTCGTGCGCGCGCTCCGCGTTCCGCGCCTTGAAGAGCCGGGAGTTCGGTCTCCGGAACAGCGGCGGCCCGACCCGCTTGCCGAACGCGTAGCCGAACTGGTTGCCCAGCACGGCCGCGACGACCACCACCAGCATCACCACCCAGAGGGGCTGACGGAGGAACTGGTGGTTGGCCACCAGGAGTCCCGAGGTGAACAGCAGGGAGTCGCCGGGGAGGAAGAAACAGAAGACGACGCCGCACTGGGCGAAGACGGTGATCATGATGCCGAGCAGGCCGAACGCGGAGATCAGGGCCTCCGCGTCGAGCAGCGGTGACGACGAGGCGAGCGTGGACATGAGAGGCAGCCCCCAGGAGCGGATGAGTTCGGATGCGGTCCCGCCGGGGCCGGGCGGGTGCCCGGCCCCGGCGGGGTGACGGTCAGCGGCGGGCCCAGGGCGGCCGTCGGTCGATGCGCACGACGGCGCAGGTGATGGAGACGCCCCCGCCGTGGGCGACGATCAGGACGTGGTCCCCGGGGCCGACCTCGCCCTCGGCGACGAGGTGGTCGAGGCCGACGACCTGGTCGCTGACGGTCAGATGCCCGAGGCCCCGGCCGAACTCCAGCAGCCCCTGGTCGGGGGAGAGCCCCATGGGATCGAGGATGACCTTCAGATAGCTCTCCTGGCCCGTGAAGACATGCGCGACCCTGGTCACGTCCGCCGGCTCAAGGCCGGCCTCGGCGAGCGTGCGCAGCGCGATCTCCGTGCGCAACTCGCCCTGGCGTCGGACGACCTCGGCGACGGTCTCCTCCAGGCCGCCGGCCGCGGCGAGCCGTTCCCTGAAGTCCATGGAACGGCCCACCGTCAGCGACGGCGGGAACAGCGGCTCCGCGCCCCGGTACTGCTCCTCCACCTCGGCGGTGGAGCCGGTGTTGATCGCCACCAGGGTGGCGAAGCCCTCGCGGGTGGAGAGCAGCACCGCGCTGCCCGCGTCGCCCAGCACCCCGTTCTGGATGCCGAACGCCCACCGGTTGAAGTTCGGCGTCCCCACGTTGTCCGAACCGGTCAACAGCGCGGTGGTGCGCTCGGGCACCGCCATCAGATAGCAGGCCGCCAGCTCCAGCGAGCCGATCAGGCCGCTGCACGCCTGCCACACCCGGAAGGAGGGGATGTCACGGTCGGTCAGGTGCCGCAGGATGTAGTGCTGCGCCGACCAGCCCTCCGGACCCTGCTCGTGCCCGCAGGCGTGGAGGTGGAGATCGAGATCGTGCGGGTGCGTCTGTGAGCGTTCCATCGCCTGCTGGGCGGCGGCGATCGCCATGTCGGGGGCGGGCATGTCGTCGGCCACGGCGGCGCCGGTCCAGCCGTAGAACTCGTGGTCCTCCGCGTCGTAGAGCCCCAGCGCCACGGCCTTGCGCGCGTCGACGGTCTCGGGAACGTATGTCCCCAGACCCGCGATGCGGATGTCGGGTGTCTTCATCGTCAGCTGTCCTTCTCGCGCGCTCGGTCAGGCCGAGACATGGACGGTGGTGAGTTCGGTGGCCAGCGCCTCGGCGACGGTGGTGACGGTCCCGTCCTTGAGCAGCCGCACCATCGGGAGCTTCACCCGGTACGCGCGCTGGATCCGGTTGCGCAGCTCCACGGCCATCAGGGAGTCCATCCCGATACGGCTCAGCGGCCGGTTCAGGTTGACCCGCTCGGGGCGGGTCCCCATCACGGCGGCGACCTCCTGACGGAGGAAGTCGAGGAGTTCCGCCAGGTCGGCCCCGCCGGCGGGCTCCGCCGCTGGTGTCGCCGGCACGGGCACGTCGGGCACGGGCACGTCGGGCACGGGCACGTCGGGTGCGGTGACGGCCGGTGCGGTGACGGCCGGTTCTGGGGCGTCCCCTTCCGCCGTCTCGGAGGCCGGCGCCCGGTCGGTGACCAGGCGGGTCAGCAGCGGCGCCTGGGCGGCGCGGGGGTAGGCGCGCGCCCACCGCGCCCAGTCGGCCGGCAGCACCGCGACAGCCGGGCGCCCGTCGGCGAGGATCCGCCCCAGCAACTCCAACCCCTCGTCCGGCGAGAAGGAGGTCATCCCCTGCGGCACCAGCCGCCGCACCTCCGCCCGCTCCTGCCGGGCGACCATCCCGACGCCGTTCCAGAAGCCCCAGTTGACGACCGTGGCCGGCTGCCCCTCGCCGTGCCGGTGCTGGGCCAGCGCGTCCAGGAACGCGTTGCCGGCCGCGTAGCCGGCCAGCAGCGGCGATCCGAGCAGCGCGGATCCGGAGGAGAACAGCACAAACGCGTCCACCGGCTCCTGGGCCAGGATCCGGTGCAGGTTCCACGCTCCGCTCACCTTCGCCGCCAGCACGCGTGTCAGCTCCGCCGGGCGCAGCTCCGACAGCGGGCGGTAGTCGATGACGCCCGCCGCGTGGAAGACGCCGCGCACCGGCGGCGACCCGGCGGCCCGCCGGGCCCCCAGCAGCGCCCGCATGGCGCCCTCGTCCGCGACATCGACCGCCGCGTAGTCGACCTGGACCCCACGCCCCGTCAACTCGGCCAGCAGCGCCGGCCATTCCTCGGAGTCGGCGACCTCAGCGAGCGGGCGGCGGCCGGTCAGCAGCAGCCGCCGCGCGCCCTGGTCGGCCAGCCAGCGGACCAGCGCCCCGCCGATCCCGCCGGCACCCCCGGTGACCAGGTAGGTGCCGTCCCCGTGCGGGGAGACCGGGACGGTGGGCGCGGCCGGTCCTGGGGAGGCGGCGTCCGCGTCGAAGGCGATCACGATCTTCCCCGTGTGCCGGGAGGTGGCCATCAGCCGGAAGGCGCCGGCGGCGTCCTCGGCCGGATGCACGCGGTGCGGCAGCGCCGGCAGCTCGCCCCGGTCGACGAGCTCCGCCACCGCCCGCAGGATCCGTCCGGCACGTCGGGGCGCGTGCTGGATCATGTGGACGACGTCGACCGCGTGGAAGGAGAGGTTGCGCGCGAAAGCGCCGAGCGGCAGGGCGTTGTTCTCCAGGATGTCGCGCTTCCCCAGCTCCAGGTAGCGGCCGTAGGGCGCCATGAGCGAGAGGTTGGCCTCGATCGCCGGGCCGGCCAGGGTGTTGCAGATGACGTCGAAGCCGTCGTCCCCCACGGCGTCGCCGAAGGTCCTGGCGAACTCCAGGGTGCGGGAGTCGGCGACCCCCTCGACGCCAAGCTCCGTCAGCAGCCGACGCTTCTCGGCGCTCCCCGCGGTGGCGAAGACCCGGGCGCCCCGCCAGCGGGCCACCGCCAGCGCGGCCCGGCCGGTGCCGCCCGTCGCCGAGTGCACCAGAACGGTGTCTCCCCGGCCCACCCCGGCCAGCTCGTGCAACGAGTGGAAGGCCGTCAGGTAGGCGGCGGGCAGCGCCGCCGCCTCGGCCGCGCCGACGGACCGTGGCCGTGGCGCCGTCAGGCACGCCAGGGTCGTCACCCGCGAGGCCAGGGCCCCCTCGGCGAGGGCGATGACCTCGTCCCCGACGGCCACGTCATGGACGTGCCGGCCGACCTCGACGACCGTTCCCGCGCACTCCCAGCCCAGGACCGGCGGGCCCTCGTCCTGACCGGGGTACATCCCCACGCTCAGCAGGACGTCGCGATAGTTGACGCCCGCGTGGCTGACCCGGATGCGGACCTCGTCGTCCGCCAGGCGCCCGGCGGGCGGGAGGTCGGTGAGCCCCAGATCGTCCAGCACCCCCGGGCTGGCGAGCGTCAGCGCGCGGGCGCCCGACGCCGGGGCCGGGGCCGGGACGAGGCGCGCCACCAGCCGCTTGCCGCCGCGCACCGCGATCTGGTCCTCGCGGTCCGGGGCGCGCAGCGAGGCCACCAGCCGGGCCACGCTCGCCGGCGACCGGTCCAGGTCGACCAGGCGGCTGCCAAGGCCGGAAGCCTCGGCCGCCACGGTGCGGCCCAGCCCCCAGAGGAGCGCCTGGAACGGTGCGCGCACCCGTTCCCCTGGACGGGTGGCCTGCGCGTGCCGAGTCACCAACCACAGCGGCGCCCCTTCCAGGCCCTCGCCCTCCAGCGCCTGACAGAGCGACACCACGCTCTCCCCGGCCAGCAGCTGTGCGCGCCTGATCTCGGCGTCGCTGGCGTCGAGCCCGGCGACCGCGTCGAGTGCCCACAGGTGGACGATGCCCCGGCACCGGCCGGGCTCCCGGGCGACCTCGGCCAACAGCTGCCGGTAGTGGTCCTCCCGCGCCGGGTCCAGCCGGTAGCGCTCCCCGGTGCCCGTCAAGGGGCCCGCGCCCGTGGTCACCACGACGACCCGCTCGCCTCGGTCCCCGAGTCCACGGACGAGGGCCCGGCCGGTGGGGCCGCTGTCGCTCAGCACCAGCCAGAAGTTGTCCGGATCCGTGCCGCCGCTCTCCGCCGCCTCGGCGGCGACCGGCTCCCACACCACGGTGTGGAGGGCTTGGTCGTCCAAGGCCGACGCGGGCGGTTCCGGCACGGTCAGCGGTTCGGGCGCCTGCCCGCTCAGGTACTGGAGGCGCAGCCCGACCAGCCGCGCCACCAGCGCCCCGCCCCGCTCCCGGACGTCGATGTCCGCGGTGAACGAGTCCCGGCGGTCGCTCTCGCGCAGCCGCGCGTGGCTGACCAGCTCGGCGGGCGGCCGGCGGTACAGCTGGAACTCCTCGATGCCGCCCAGGACGAAGACGCCCTCCTCGCCGGGCGCGGTCGCCGCCCTGGCCGCGGCCATCGCGTGCCCGCTCGCGTCCAGCAGCGCCGGATGGAAGTGGTGGCTCTCGACGTCCGCGCGGATCGACGCGGGGCAGCTCAGCTCCGCCAGCGCCTCTCCGTCGCGTCGCCACACCCGCTCGATCGCGCGGAACGCGCCGTTCCACTGGTTCCCGCGCGCGGCGTGCCAGGGGTAGAACTCCGCGCCGCGCTGCTGCTCCGGGCAGCGCTCCCGCACCGTCGCGAGATCGTCGAGACCGGACGGGGGCGCCCCCGCCAGCCGTCGCGCCTCGGCCTCGGTGTGGAGGAGCCAGCCGTCGTCGCTCCCCTCGTCCCTGGTCAGGATCCTGGCCCGCCAGACGCCCGGGGGGCCCTCGGCGAGGGTCACCCGCACGCTGGGCGTGGGGCCGTCCTCGTCGAGGAAGAGCGCCCGGTGGTACCGGACCTGGGACAGCGACAGTGGGCCGGCGCCGATCGCGGAGCCGGCCGCTGCCGTGATCAGCTCCAGATGCGCGGTGCCGGGGACGATCACGGCGTCCTGCACCCGGTGGTCGCGCAGATAGGCGTGCCGGTCGAGCGACAGCGGACCCTCCCAGGCCAGCGCCCCCGCCACGCCGGGCACCGGCTCGCCCAACAGCGGGTGCGCAGCCGCCTGTTCGGCGGGCGCGGTCGCCGGCGTGAGCCAGTGCCGGGTCCGCTGCCAGGGGTAGCCCGGCAGCGGAACGAACCGGCCCGTGTCGTTCAGCGCCGCCGCGTCCCACTCGACGCCGGCGGTGTGCAGGACCGCGGCGGCGCCCAACAGGTCCGCCCGCGCGCCGGCGTACCGTCGGATGCTGCCGGTGGCCCACACCTCGACGCCCGGGTGCTCGCCGGCCACCTCACGGATGCCGGATACCAGCAGCGGGTGCGGGCTCATCTCGACGAACACGGTGTCGCCCTCGTCCAGTTGGGCCTGGACGGCGGCGACGAAGTCGACGGGTTCGCGGAGGTTGCGGGCCCAGTAGGCGGCGTCCATGCCGGCTCCGTCGATGGCCTCGCCGAGCACGGTCGAGTGCAGCGGGACGCGTCCGGCGCGGGGCTTGAGGTGTTCCAGCGCGGCCAGCAGCGGTTCGCGCAGCTCGTCCATCTGCGGGCAGTGCGAGGCGAAGTCGACGTTGACGCGCCGGTTGTCCACCTCGCGTGCGTCGAGGGCGGCCAGGATCTCGTCCAGCGCCTCGGGGTCACCCGAGAGCAGGGTGGACGTCGGGCTGTTGACGGCGGCGACGGCCACCCGCTCCTCGTGGCCGGCCAGGGCCTGACGCGCCTGGGCCGCGGGGAGCGCCACCCACGCCATGGTGCCCCGGCCGGTGAGGGCCTTGGCCAGCCGGCTGCGCCGGCAGATCACCGAGGCGGCGTCGGCCAGCGAGAGCGCCCCGCTGACCTGGGCGGCGGCCGACTCGCCCATGCTGTGGCCGATGACGACGTCGGGCTCCACCCCCCAGGAGCGCCAGAGTGCGGCGAGGGAGATCTCGATCGCCCACAGGGTGGGCTGGATGACGTCCAGCTCGGCCAGCCGCTCCTCGTCGGCCGCGCGGAGCACCTCGCGCACCGACCAGCCGGTCTCCGCGTGGATCGCCTGGTCGCAGGCCGCCATGGTCCGGGCGAACACCGGTTCCTGGTCGAGGAGTTCCTGTGCCATTCCCGGCCACTGCGAGCCCTGGCCGGGGAAGACGAAGGCGATCCGGGGCCGCCGGCCGGGGGCGGTGTAGTCGCTGGTGGCCAGGCCCGCCTCGGTCTGGCCCTCGGCGAAGGCCCGCAACGACTTGGCGGCCTCCGTCCGGTCCTCGACCGCGAGGGCGAGCCGGGCCTCCTGGGGGGTGCGCCGGGTCGCCGCCGTGTGGCAGATGTCGCGGAGCGACTGGTGCGCGCCGTCGCCGGCGAGATGCTCGGCCAGGGCCGCCGCGCTCGCGCGCAGGGCGGGCGTGGTGGCGGCGGACAGCACCAGCAGCCGGGCCCGTCCCTCGTCGCTCTCCCGGCCGGTGTCGTCGGCCGGGGGAGCGGCCTGGAGCACCAGATGCGCGTTGGTCCCGGAGAACCCGAAGCTGCTGACCCCCGCCAGCGCCGGCCGGTCGCGCGCCGGCAGCCGGGTGGCCCGGGTCGGCACGGTGAGCGGCAGCTCGTCCCAGGCGACGGCCGGGTTGGGGTCCGTCAGGTGCAGGTTCGGCGGCACGGTGCCGTGCTCCAGGCAGAGCACGGCCTTGATGAGCCCGGCGATGCCGGCCGCCGCCTCGGCGTGCCCGATATTGGTCTTCACCGAGCCGACCAGGCACTCGTCTCCCGCCGCTCGCGGGCCGAGCACCTCGGCGAGCGCGGCGAGTTCGACGGGGTCGCCGACGCTGGTCCCGGTCCCGTGCGCCTCCACGTAGTCGACGTCGCGCGGGTCCACACCGGCGTCCGCGTAGGCGCGCCGCAGCACCCGCCGCTGCCCCTCGACGGACGGCGTGACCAGATAGCCGCTGGAGTCGCCGTCGTTGCCGATCGCCGACCCCAGCAGCACGGCCCGCACCCGGTCGCCGTCGGCGCGCGCGTCGGCCAGGCGCTTGAGCACGACGACCCCGACCCCGTCGCTGCGGACGAACCCGTCCCCCGAGGCGTCGGCGAACTTGCAGCGTCCGTCGGCGGCGAGCATGCCGGCGCCCGAGTACACCACTCCCTCCTCGGGGAGCAGGACGAGGTTCACACCGCCGGCGATCGCCACCGGGCACTCGCCCAGACGCAGCGCCTGCACGGCGTGATGGACCGCCACCAGCGCGGAGGAGCAGGCGGTGTCCACGGTGACGCTGGGGCCGCGCAGGTCGAAGGCGTAGGAGAGCCGCCCCGAGGTGATGGCCCGGGAGGCGGCGCCCGTCATGGCGTGCAGATCCAGCCGCTCCCGCTCGGCGTACTGCAGATGCCAGTAGTCGCCGCCGAGTTGGCCGACGAAGACCCCGCCGTCGCCGCCGGCGAGGGCGGCCCTGGTCAGGCCGGCGTCTTCGACGGCCTCGTAGGCGGTCTCCAACAGCAGCCGCTGCTGCGGGTCCATCCGGTCGGCCTCGCGCGGTGAGATGCCGAAGAACTCGGCGTCGAAGGCGTCGACATCCCGCAGCAGGCCGCCCCAACGGCTGATCGTCCGGCCGGGGACGCGTGGCCTGGGGTCGTAGACGCTGTCGATGTCGTAGCGCTCGGGCGGGATCTCGGTCACCGCGTCGCGGCCGTCGACGAGCATCCGCCACAGCTCCGTGGGGGTCGACGCGTCGGCGAATCGGCCCGCGAGGCCGACGATGGCGATCGGTTCACGCGGGGTGGGGACGGGGTGGTCGTGCGGCATGGCTGTCCTTCCGGGCAGGGCGAAGCCGTTCTGGGCAGCAGCACGGAGAGCCGTGAGTCGGCACGTGTGACGGGGACGGTTCGAGCCGTACCCGGTGGCGGACGTGCCCACGGACGGAAGGACGAAGGGCGGCGGGCGGCGGTCCGGCAGGTCGTCGGCACAACCCGCGAAGCCCGCACGCGCGACGCCGGCGGGAGGCGTGTGCCACCCGCCGCACCGCCCTGATGAGACGGTTGTCGAAGCAGACCCTACCCGCTGTCCTGACGCGACGTCGACCCTCGGGCCCCGTCCCGTGCGGGGCGGGGTCGGGCGGGCCAGGTTGACATTCGCCGTCACCCCGGGAACCCTGGGAGTCTCTATTTCGTCAAACATCTATATAGCGGGTTGTCGTCGAGCGACTACCCACCCCGCCCCGACGGGCCGCCCGCCTCCGCATGTCGAAAGGACCCCCGTGGCTGACCGCCGACCCCTCTCGCACCCCGTCGCCGTCATCGGAGCCGGCCCCATCGGGCTGGCCGCCGCCGCACACCTCGCCGAACGCGACGTCCCCTTCCTGGTGTTGGAAGCCGGTGACACGCCGGCGGCGGCCGTGCGCTCCTGGTCCCATGTCCAGCTCTTCAGCCCCTGGGAGTTCAACACCGACCCCGCCGCGCGCCGGCTCCTGGCCTCCGCCGGCTGGCAGGAGCCGCCCGCCGACGACCTCCCCACCGGGGGCGACCTCGTCAAGCGCTACCTCCAGCCCCTGGCCGAACACCCGGCCCTGGCCCCGCACATCCGCTACGGCGCCAGGGTCGAGGCGATCAGCCGGCACGGGGTGGATCGGCTGCGCACCGCCGGCCGCGACGCCGTCCCCTTCGTGCTCCGGCTGGCCGAGGGGGAGGATCTCCTGGCCGGTGCCGTCATCGACGCCTCCGGGAGCTGGCTCCAGCCCAACCCCCTGGGATCCAACGGCCTGCCCGCCCCGGGGGAGCGGGAAGCCGCGTCCCGGATCAGCCACGGCCTGCCCGACGTCCTGGGCGTCGACCGTCCCGCCTACGCCGGCCACCACACGGTGGTCGTCGGTGCCGGGCACTCGGCGGCCAACACCCTCCTCGCGCTCGCCGAGCTCGCCGACGCCGCCGACGGCACCACCGTCACCTGGGCCATCCGGGCCGCCGAGCCCGCCGGGTCCTTCGGCGGGGAGGGTGACGACGAGCTGCCCGCGCGCGGCGCGCTCGGCTCCGGACTGCGCATGCTCGTCGACACGGGGCGCGTCACGCTCGCGCCCAACTTCCGCACGCACCGCGTCCGCACGCTCGACGACGGGCGGATCCGGCTGTTCTCCCACACCGACGACGGCGGCGAGTACACCGTCACGGCCGACCGCGTCGTCGCCGCCACCGGCTTCCGCCCCGACCACCGCGTCGCCGACGAACTGCGCCTCGACCTCGACCCGATCACGGCGGCCCCCCGCGCGCTCGCCCCCCTCATCGACCCCAACCAGCACTCCTGCGGAACCGTCACCCCGCACGGGTACCGCGAGCTCGCACACCCCGAACCCGGCTACTACGTGGTGGGGATGAAGAGCTACGGGCGCGCGCCCACCTTCCTGATGCTCACCGGCTACGAGCAGGTCCGCTCCATCGCGGCGGCCCTCGCCGGGGACCTGGCGTCTGCCGAGTCCGTCGAACTCCAACTGCCGGAGACGGGAGTCTGCTCCGCCACCGGAGGCGCGGAGGCCATCGCCCTGCGGCTGGGGCTGACGAAGGAGCGCTACGGACAGCTCCTCCACGCCACCGCCAAGCACCTGGGCACGTCGTCCAGCGCGTCGGAGGCCGTGCTGGCCGCCGCGACGGAGCTCGGCGTCGACCACACCGCCGCGCTCCAGCTCGCCGCCTACACGGCCGAGCGGTTCGACACCCCGGGGGCGGCCCCCGCCTGCTGACCGCCGCGCGAGGGCCGGAGCCGCCGGAGCCGGCCCTCGCCGCGAGGGCCGGCTCAGTCCGTCCGGTGCACCTTGTGCTGTGCGGCCTGCGCCCGGGGCCGGACCACCAGGAGGTCCACGTTGACGTGCGGAGGACGGGTCACCGCCCACGCCACGGTGTCGGCGACGTCCTCGGCCAGCAGCGGATCCGGTACCCCGGCGTAGACCTCGGCCGCCCGGGTGGCGTCCCCCCGGTAGCGGTTGAGGGCGAACTCCTCGGTCCTGACCATCCCCGGCGCGATCTCGACCACGCGCAGCGGCGTGCCGCACACCTCCAGCCGCAGCGTCCGGGCCAGGGCGTGCGCGGCGTGCTTCGCCGCGCTGTAGCCGCCGCCCCCCTCGTAACAGGTGAACGACGCCGTGGAGGTGAGGACGACGACGGTGCCGGCCCGTCCGCCCAGGAGCCGGGGGAGCAGGGCCTGGGCCAGGCGCAGCGTGCCCAGGACGTTCACCTCGTACATGCGCAGCCAGTCGGCGGGGTCCGCCTCGGAGACCTCGTCCACGCCGAAGGCGCCGCCGGCGACGTTGACGAGCACGTCGCACCGCTCCACCGCGGCGGCCAGGGCCGCCACGGAGTCGGCGTCGGTCACGTCCACGGCGTGTGCCCTCGCCTCCCCACCCGCGTCGCCGATCTCCTCGGCGACCCGTGCGAGCAGCTCTTTCCTGCGTGCGAGCAGGACGACGGCGAAGCCCTCAGCCGCCAGGCGGCGAGCGGTGGCCGCTCCGATCCCGCTGCTGGCCCCGGTGATCACCGCCGTCGGGCGGGTCCCGGTTTCGGACATGGAGATCCCCCTGTTGATTTGACGTTTATCAAATTGGTTGATCTTTGCATTCGCCCGTGATTGGTGTCAACATAGACGCATGTCGAATCCCCGGGTGAAGGCGGCGACGCTCGCCGCTGAGCCGTGCTGTCCGGCCCTCACCGAGCGGGAGTTGACCGCCGACGAAGCCGAGATCGCGGCTGTGATGTTCAAGGCGCTGGGCGATCCCGTTCGACTGCGCCTGTTCTCCAAGGTGGCCTCCCATCCCGAGGAGGAGGCCTGTGTCTGTGACATCGCCGATGTCGGCGTCTCGCAGCCCACGGTCTCCCATCACCTCAAGAAGCTGAGGGAGGCCGGGCTGCTGCTCGCCGAGCGGCGGGGCACCTGGGTCTACTACCGCGTCGAGCCGTCGGTTCTGGCGGTCATGGGGCGACTGCTCAGCCCCGTGCACGTTCCCGCCGCCTGACGCGGCCCGCCGCCCCGCGTGGATGTGCGTCGGGCCGGGCTCGGGGCCGGCCGTTCGTCCGGCGGCTCCCCGCCGGATGTCGGCGGGTCAGCAGCACCCCTGGCGGTCGGAGGGGGTCGCGGCGCTGTTGCCGAGCGTGTCCGCGTCCGCCTTCACCACATAGACCTCCCAGGGCTCCTTGCCGGGGGCCGTCACCCACACCTTGTCCTGTAGCGCGTAGCAGCAGGACGTGTCGTTCTCCTCGAACGTGGCCAACCCGGCCTCCTTCAGGCGCTCGGTCGCCGAACTCACCTGCTCGGTGGACTCCACCTCGATACCCAGGTGGTCGAGGCGCGTGTCCTGGTCCGGCTCGCCCTCCAGGAGGACCAGCTTCAGGGGCGGCTCCGCGATGACGAAGTTCGCGTAGCCCTCGCGCCGCTTTGTCGGCTCGGTGTCGAAAAGGCGGGAGTAGAAGGCGATCGACCCTTCCAGGTCGGCCACGCGCAGGGCGAGTTGGGTACGGGGCACGGTCTGCTCCTCCATGCGATATCGATGGTTGTCGATTACACACTTGCACTTGATTCGATAAACGTCAACATAGGCGAGGCGTGGCCCTCGGCCCCGGTGGAAGCCTCCCCACCTGCTGTTCTTCGGTGAGGTTCCGGCGCGCTGACGGCGGCCGGCCCGTATCGCCGGAGCGGTGTGCTCCTCTTCGGCGTTCGCCGGGGCGGGAGTCGGGGCGGGGCATGCCTTCGGTGCAACTGTTTTGGGTGTGAACTCCCTTACAGTCGCTGTCTGTTCAGAAACTGTTCCCCTGTGCGCCACCTGCTGTTTAGACTCCCATGGAATCAGCGACGCCAGTCACAGGAGGAGCTGCATGCCGCGCACGGGGATATTTCCTGCTAAGGAATCGAATAGGCGGAAAGGCGGCAGGAGGTCGCTCGACCGGGCCCCCGGCACCCCGTTGGCGCACCGCGTGGGCATCGGCTGTGTGGCGATGCTGCTCGCCGCCGGCCTCGCGGCGTGCGCCGACGGCGAGGCGGGCGCGGGGACGATGCGGGTCAGCGGTTCCACCACGGTCGCCCCGGTGGCGACCGACGCCAGCGAGGTGCTGCGGGAGCAGGGGTACGACATCACGGTCGCGACGGACGGCGGTTCCGCCGGCGCCATCTCCCAACTCGGCGCGAACCAGATCGATATCGCCATGAGTTCGAAGCCGTTCTCCGACGAGGACCAGGCGGCTCACCCCGACACCGACTTCCACCCCACCCAGATCGGCGCCGACGCCGTCGGGGTGATCATCCGCAGCGAGGTCGCGGACGCCGGGGTCACCAACCTCACCCGCGAACAGGTCCAGGGCATCTTCGAAGGGACCATCACCAACTGGTCCGAGGTCGGCGGCCCCGACCTCGGCGTCTTCGTCTACGACAAGGAGCCGGGCCGAGGCACCCGCGAGGTGCTCGACAAGTACCTCTACGGCGAGGGCGAGGCGCCGCCGCCTCCCGACACCGACAACTTCGCCATCGTGGGCGGCAACCTGGAGACCCGCAGCAAGGTGAAGTCCACCGCCGGCGCCGTCGCGCCCCTGTCCACCGGGTTCATCGACGGCCACGACGACCTCGTGGCCGTCCATCTCGACGGCGTCTCACCGGACATCGAGAACGTCGCCTCCGGCGACTACCCGATGACGCGCCCCCTCTACCTGATCACCGACGGGCCGCCGGAAGGGCCGCTCAAGGACTTCATCGACTACGTCCTCTCCGACGAGGGGCAGGCCATCCTCCCCACCCACGGCTACCTCGGAATCCACGAACTCGGGGGCTGACAGGTGACCAGCCAGACGCCGGTGCGGCCCCTCCCCGCCGCACCGGCCACCGGGCAACGCCCGCGCCCCGCACGCTGGATCTGGGCCTGGACGGCCCTCGGGGCCTGCACGATCCTCGGCATCCTCCTCGTGCTGATCGGCTATCTCGTCTCAGGTCTCGCCGGCGGATCGGTCGACTGGAAGGAGATCCTCACCTCGGGGACATGGAGCCCCACCCACGCCGCTTTCGGCGGCCTCGCCATGATCTACGGCTCGGGCCTCGTCTGCCTGCTGGCCCTCGCCATGGCCGTCCCCGTCAGCTGGGCCGCCGCGATCGCGCTGAACGAGTACCTACCGCCCCACCTCGCTCGTCCGCTGCGTACCAGCGTCGAACTCCTGGCCGCCGTCCCCTCCATCGTCTACGGCCTCATCGGCATCATGGCCATCCGCCCGCTGGTCTCCACGCTCGGCGCGGTGCCCGGCGGCGACAGCCTGCTCGCCGCCGCCATCGTGCTGGCGGTCATGATCACCCCCACCGTCGTCGCGGTCAGCGTCGACGCACTCAAGGCGGTCCCGGACCGCTATCGCGAGTCCGCCTACGCCCTCGGGCTCACCCGCCAGGAGGT
This region includes:
- a CDS encoding type I polyketide synthase, whose product is MPHDHPVPTPREPIAIVGLAGRFADASTPTELWRMLVDGRDAVTEIPPERYDIDSVYDPRPRVPGRTISRWGGLLRDVDAFDAEFFGISPREADRMDPQQRLLLETAYEAVEDAGLTRAALAGGDGGVFVGQLGGDYWHLQYAERERLDLHAMTGAASRAITSGRLSYAFDLRGPSVTVDTACSSALVAVHHAVQALRLGECPVAIAGGVNLVLLPEEGVVYSGAGMLAADGRCKFADASGDGFVRSDGVGVVVLKRLADARADGDRVRAVLLGSAIGNDGDSSGYLVTPSVEGQRRVLRRAYADAGVDPRDVDYVEAHGTGTSVGDPVELAALAEVLGPRAAGDECLVGSVKTNIGHAEAAAGIAGLIKAVLCLEHGTVPPNLHLTDPNPAVAWDELPLTVPTRATRLPARDRPALAGVSSFGFSGTNAHLVLQAAPPADDTGRESDEGRARLLVLSAATTPALRASAAALAEHLAGDGAHQSLRDICHTAATRRTPQEARLALAVEDRTEAAKSLRAFAEGQTEAGLATSDYTAPGRRPRIAFVFPGQGSQWPGMAQELLDQEPVFARTMAACDQAIHAETGWSVREVLRAADEERLAELDVIQPTLWAIEISLAALWRSWGVEPDVVIGHSMGESAAAQVSGALSLADAASVICRRSRLAKALTGRGTMAWVALPAAQARQALAGHEERVAVAAVNSPTSTLLSGDPEALDEILAALDAREVDNRRVNVDFASHCPQMDELREPLLAALEHLKPRAGRVPLHSTVLGEAIDGAGMDAAYWARNLREPVDFVAAVQAQLDEGDTVFVEMSPHPLLVSGIREVAGEHPGVEVWATGSIRRYAGARADLLGAAAVLHTAGVEWDAAALNDTGRFVPLPGYPWQRTRHWLTPATAPAEQAAAHPLLGEPVPGVAGALAWEGPLSLDRHAYLRDHRVQDAVIVPGTAHLELITAAAGSAIGAGPLSLSQVRYHRALFLDEDGPTPSVRVTLAEGPPGVWRARILTRDEGSDDGWLLHTEAEARRLAGAPPSGLDDLATVRERCPEQQRGAEFYPWHAARGNQWNGAFRAIERVWRRDGEALAELSCPASIRADVESHHFHPALLDASGHAMAAARAATAPGEEGVFVLGGIEEFQLYRRPPAELVSHARLRESDRRDSFTADIDVRERGGALVARLVGLRLQYLSGQAPEPLTVPEPPASALDDQALHTVVWEPVAAEAAESGGTDPDNFWLVLSDSGPTGRALVRGLGDRGERVVVVTTGAGPLTGTGERYRLDPAREDHYRQLLAEVAREPGRCRGIVHLWALDAVAGLDASDAEIRRAQLLAGESVVSLCQALEGEGLEGAPLWLVTRHAQATRPGERVRAPFQALLWGLGRTVAAEASGLGSRLVDLDRSPASVARLVASLRAPDREDQIAVRGGKRLVARLVPAPAPASGARALTLASPGVLDDLGLTDLPPAGRLADDEVRIRVSHAGVNYRDVLLSVGMYPGQDEGPPVLGWECAGTVVEVGRHVHDVAVGDEVIALAEGALASRVTTLACLTAPRPRSVGAAEAAALPAAYLTAFHSLHELAGVGRGDTVLVHSATGGTGRAALAVARWRGARVFATAGSAEKRRLLTELGVEGVADSRTLEFARTFGDAVGDDGFDVICNTLAGPAIEANLSLMAPYGRYLELGKRDILENNALPLGAFARNLSFHAVDVVHMIQHAPRRAGRILRAVAELVDRGELPALPHRVHPAEDAAGAFRLMATSRHTGKIVIAFDADAASPGPAAPTVPVSPHGDGTYLVTGGAGGIGGALVRWLADQGARRLLLTGRRPLAEVADSEEWPALLAELTGRGVQVDYAAVDVADEGAMRALLGARRAAGSPPVRGVFHAAGVIDYRPLSELRPAELTRVLAAKVSGAWNLHRILAQEPVDAFVLFSSGSALLGSPLLAGYAAGNAFLDALAQHRHGEGQPATVVNWGFWNGVGMVARQERAEVRRLVPQGMTSFSPDEGLELLGRILADGRPAVAVLPADWARWARAYPRAAQAPLLTRLVTDRAPASETAEGDAPEPAVTAPAVTAPDVPVPDVPVPDVPVPATPAAEPAGGADLAELLDFLRQEVAAVMGTRPERVNLNRPLSRIGMDSLMAVELRNRIQRAYRVKLPMVRLLKDGTVTTVAEALATELTTVHVSA